From a region of the Hypanus sabinus isolate sHypSab1 chromosome 2, sHypSab1.hap1, whole genome shotgun sequence genome:
- the LOC132403126 gene encoding extracellular calcium-sensing receptor-like, with the protein MLQTMIFTIEEINRDEKLLPNITLGYRIHDDCNSPEISTKVVLALVNGQEETYVNQLCDGPLNIPGIVGGAGSSVSMAIAKTAGPFRIPLVSYLSTCVCLSDRNEYPTFHRTIPSDEHQSKALAHVIQRFGWTWIGTINSDDDYGNSGMRAFVEATHEFGVCIAFSESFHRTDPAEKITRIVQVIKKATTKVVVAFASLGEMRILFEEVLRQNLSGVQWVGSEGWITADFVNVDRGRHFSAAAIGTALPAVKVSGMRDFLLTVHPSRFPGNSLVREFWETTFKCTLSLQNLTDAVSSFGALTLCSGSESLHQINNAYTDMTLDGNSYNVFKAVYAFAHALHDMFSCERGKGPFVNNTCARFSTFQTWQLLYYMKSISFTTQVGEKVHFDEKGNPTAAYDIVNWQMNSDGSLEVRKVGYYNGSAPPGEELELNPRHIVWSGGKREIPRAVCSESCSPGTRKAARKGQPICCFDCASCADGEISNTSDSTECIKCPPMFWSNERKDQCIPKNIEYLSFNEILGMVLMIISLVGVCISGLTAGIFFRHRDTPLVKANNSELSFLLLFALSCCFLCSVTFIGKPSVWSCVLRRTAFGVSFVLCISCVLVKTILVLTAFKANHPSNNWMKWFGPRQQRISVFVLAAVQCLICVLWLLIEPPFPVINIKYYRETIILECDTGSSAAFYSASGYIALLSCISFVLAFLARKLPDNFNEAKCITFSMLIFCAVWVTFIPASVSSPGKYTVAVEVFAILASSFGLLFCIFAPKCYIIVIFPEKNTKKYIMGKVG; encoded by the exons ATGTTGCAGACAATGATATTTACAATTGAAGAAATAAACAGAGATGAGAAACTCCTCCCGAACATCACACTAGGCTACAGGATTCACGATGACTGCAACTCCCCCGAGATTTCAACAAAGGTTGTATTGGCTCTGGTGAACGGTCAGGAGGAAACATACGTTAACCAACTGTGCGACGGGCCTCTGAATATCCCTGGGATCGTTGGTGGAGCTGGGTCTTCGGTGTCCATGGCCATTGCGAAGACTGCCGGACCTTTCAGAATACCGCTG GTCAGTTACCTTTCAACGTGTGTCTGTCTCAGCGACAGGAACGAATATCCGACTTTTCATCGAACTATTCCAAGTGACGAGCATCAGTCCAAGGCGCTGGCACATGTGATTCAGAGGTTTGGATGGACTTGGATTGGAACAATTAACAGCGACGATGACTATGGCAATTCGGGGATGAGAGCATTTGTAGAAGCTACTCATGAGTTTGGGGTTTGCATTGCCTTTTCCGAATCATTTCACAGAACGGACCCGGCAGAGAAGATCACCAGGATAGTGCAAGTGATCAAAAAAGCGACCACAAAGGTTGTGGTAGCCTTTGCTTCACTTGGGGAAATGCGCATTTTATTTGAGGAGGTTCTACGACAAAACCTCAGTGGCGTGCAGTGGGTGGGTAGTGAGGGTTGGATAACAGCGGACTTCGTAAATGTAGATAGAGGGCGGCACTTCTCTGCCGCAGCAATCGGGACTGCACTGCCTGCAGTAAAAGTTTCAGGGATGAGAGACTTCCTGCTCACAGTCCATCCTTCTAGATTTCCCGGTAATTCATTGGTAAGGGAGTTCTGGGAAACCACCTTCAAGTGTACTCTAAGTTTGCAAAACCTGACGGACGCAGTCAGTTCATTTGGCGCTCTCACGTTGTGTAGCGGAAGTGAgagtttgcatcaaatcaacaaCGCGTATACCGACATGACCTTGGACGGGAACTCTTATAATGTATTTAAAGCGGTGTACGCTTTTGCTCATGCGCTTCATGACATGTTTTCATGTGAAAGAGGAAAAGGGCCATTTGTGAACAACACATGTGCACGATTTTCAACCTTTCAAACATGGCAG CTCCTCTATTACATGAAATCAATTTCCTTCACGACGCAAGTTGGGGAGAAGGTGCATTTTGATGAAAAAGGAAATCCAACAGCCGCTTATGACATTGTAAACTGGCAAATGAATTCGGACGGTAGCCTGGAAGTTCGGAAAGTTGGATATTACAATGGATCAGCGCCTCCGGGTGAAGAACTTGAGCTGAACCCACGTCACATTGTCTGGAGCGGTGGTAAACGTGAG ATTCCCCGGGCAGTGTGTTCTGAAAGTTGTTCCCCTGGAACAAGAAAAGCGGCCAGGAAAGGACAACCTATCTGTTGTTTCGACTGCGCTTCCTGTGCGGATGGAGAAATTAGTAACACTTCTG ACTCTACAGAATGCATCAAGTGTCCTCCGATGTTTTGGTCTAACGAACGGAAAGATCAATGCATCCCGAAGAACATAGAGTATTTGTCGTTTAACGAAATCCTGGGCATGGTATTAATGATTATCTCTCTGGTAGGAGTGTGCATATCTGGTCTCACAGCGGGTATCTTCTTTCGACATCGAGACACACCTCTGGTTAAAGCTAACAATTCTGAGCTGAGTTTCCTCCTTCTATTTGCGTTAAGCTGCTGTTTCTTGTGCTCAGTCACATTCATTGGCAAACCGTCAGTATGGTCTTGTGTATTACGCCGCACAGCATTTGGTGTCTCGTTTGTTCTGTGTATCTCGTGTGTTCTGGTTAAAACGATCCTGGTGCTGACGGCATTTAAGGCAAATCATCCCAGCAATAACTGGATGAAATGGTTTGGTCCCAGGCAACAGAGGATAAGTGTCTTCGTCTTGGCGGCCGTGCAGTGTTTAATATGTGTGCTTTGGCTGCTCATTGAGCCTCCTTTCCCAGTGATCAACATCAAATATTACCGCGAGACGATAATTTTAGAATGTGACACAGGATCATCTGCAGCCTTCTACTCGGCGTCGGGATATATCGCCCTGTTATCGTGTATCTCTTTTGTCTTGGCCTTTCTTGCACGGAAGCTGCCAGATAACTTCAACGAGGCAAAATGTATAACGTTCAGCATGCTCATTTTTTGTGCGGTTTGGGTCACTTTTATTCCGGCCTCTGTGAGTTCTCCTGGGAAATACACGGTGGCGGTTGAAGTGTTTGCCATCCTGGCCTCCAGTTTTGGATTGCTGTTTTGCATTTTTGCACCGAAGTGTTATATTATCGTAATCTTTCCggaaaaaaacacaaagaagTACATTATGGGTAAAGTAGGATGA